A window of the Burkholderiales bacterium genome harbors these coding sequences:
- a CDS encoding M1 family aminopeptidase, producing the protein MRFRLAAALFPLAASASAATLPHLELFVALDPASRAFEAQARFTVAPGARLAFFLAPGLTVRSAELDGNPAGVRRQPGENGTHFEIVSPGRGMPRSLRIRYDGVLRAVDAALSHRDTLGGLPPVASREGSFLPAGSGWYPEPGPLFTWQLTVRTPADQISIAPGAPQKEEIRDGSRTVQFTFEHPSQGLDLMVGPYVVAEKNIATASGNVCVRTFFHAELQPLASGYLDAAARYIARYSEQIAPYPYSHFSIVSSPLPTGFGMPSATYLGREVLRLPFIKDTSLGHEVLHNWWGNGVYADVSRGNWSEGLTTFMADYAYKEEAGPDAARDMRHGWLRDYASLPPGSEQPLSAFRARHHTASSAIGYGKSAMLFFTLRARLGREAFLGALRDFWARHRFAPATFTDLAAAFERAAGEDLSGLFAQWLDRTGAPEIRVSEARHLDASDTARLTVTLAQTPAEFSNRVPIRVFHGDGAEDFALELNGPSASGQFATRGRALAVAADPEFTVWRRLLAGEAPPIVRDIVAAPAVTVVALDEALGNAVRTFAGALIEGELRFVADETPPPEGHALVVGPRPMVDRWLRDRGLPARPPQADAGDAQVWITAEASVRLLLVSLPVRVDDAKAALAMLARRLPHLARYSWITFEEDKTADRGTWSASSPRVPVK; encoded by the coding sequence ATGAGATTCCGGCTCGCGGCCGCCCTCTTCCCGCTGGCGGCGTCCGCGTCCGCGGCGACGCTGCCCCACCTGGAACTCTTCGTTGCGCTCGACCCTGCCAGCCGGGCGTTCGAGGCGCAGGCCCGGTTCACCGTCGCCCCGGGGGCACGCTTGGCGTTCTTCCTCGCGCCCGGCCTCACCGTGCGGTCCGCGGAACTGGACGGCAACCCCGCCGGAGTGCGTCGTCAGCCGGGGGAAAACGGCACGCATTTCGAGATCGTATCGCCAGGGCGCGGTATGCCGCGGTCGCTGCGCATCCGCTACGACGGCGTGCTGCGCGCCGTCGATGCCGCGCTTTCACACCGGGACACGCTCGGCGGGCTGCCGCCCGTGGCCTCGCGCGAAGGCAGCTTCCTGCCCGCCGGCTCCGGCTGGTATCCAGAGCCCGGTCCCCTGTTCACTTGGCAGCTCACGGTGCGCACGCCCGCCGACCAGATTTCGATCGCGCCCGGCGCGCCGCAGAAAGAAGAGATCCGCGACGGTAGCCGCACCGTGCAGTTCACCTTCGAACATCCCTCTCAGGGATTGGATTTGATGGTCGGCCCGTACGTCGTTGCCGAGAAGAACATCGCCACGGCTTCCGGCAACGTGTGCGTGCGCACCTTTTTTCACGCCGAGCTGCAGCCCCTGGCGTCCGGTTACCTCGACGCGGCCGCGCGCTACATCGCGCGCTACTCGGAGCAGATCGCGCCCTACCCCTACTCGCATTTCAGCATCGTCTCGAGCCCTCTGCCGACCGGCTTCGGCATGCCTTCGGCAACGTATCTCGGCCGCGAGGTGCTCAGGCTGCCATTCATCAAGGACACTTCGCTCGGCCACGAGGTGCTGCACAACTGGTGGGGAAACGGCGTCTACGCAGACGTCTCCCGCGGCAACTGGTCCGAAGGGCTCACGACCTTCATGGCCGACTATGCCTACAAGGAGGAAGCCGGGCCTGACGCCGCGCGGGACATGCGCCACGGCTGGCTGCGCGATTACGCGTCGCTGCCCCCCGGCAGCGAGCAGCCGTTGTCGGCGTTCCGAGCGCGGCATCACACCGCCTCTTCGGCCATCGGCTACGGCAAGTCGGCGATGCTGTTCTTTACATTGCGCGCGCGGCTCGGGCGCGAAGCATTCCTGGGCGCGCTGCGCGACTTCTGGGCGCGGCATCGCTTCGCGCCGGCAACCTTCACCGATCTCGCCGCAGCCTTCGAGCGCGCGGCGGGCGAAGATCTGTCCGGCCTCTTCGCGCAGTGGCTCGACCGCACGGGCGCGCCGGAAATCCGGGTAAGCGAGGCGCGACACCTCGATGCCTCGGACACGGCACGGCTCACAGTCACCCTGGCGCAGACTCCCGCGGAGTTCTCCAACCGGGTGCCGATCCGCGTGTTCCATGGAGACGGCGCGGAGGATTTCGCACTGGAACTGAACGGCCCTTCGGCCAGCGGGCAGTTCGCGACCCGCGGGCGCGCGCTGGCGGTGGCCGCAGACCCGGAGTTCACCGTCTGGCGCAGGCTGCTTGCGGGCGAGGCGCCTCCGATTGTGCGCGACATCGTCGCCGCACCGGCTGTGACCGTCGTCGCACTGGACGAAGCGCTGGGCAACGCGGTCCGAACCTTCGCAGGCGCGCTGATCGAAGGCGAGCTTCGTTTCGTGGCGGATGAGACACCACCTCCGGAAGGTCATGCGCTGGTCGTCGGTCCACGCCCGATGGTCGATCGCTGGCTGCGCGACCGCGGCTTGCCTGCGCGCCCGCCGCAGGCCGATGCAGGCGACGCACAGGTATGGATTACCGCTGAGGCGTCGGTGCGACTGCTGCTCGTCTCGCTCCCGGTGCGCGTCGACGATGCGAAAGCGGCGCTCGCGATGCTCGCGAGGCGCCTGCCGCACCTCGCGCGCTATTCGTGGATCACCTTCGAGGAGGACAAGACCGCCGACCGCGGCACCTGGTCCGCCTCGTCGCCTCGCGTTCCGGTCAAATGA
- a CDS encoding ChaN family lipoprotein: MAVYTPSSWSASRAAAFSDTMMLDGSFLKKVSALAAFFCLSAGPLPTHAQSCIAPGQWAMPAASGARIVSPSEVVDAAREARFVLLGEDHDNPDHHRWQLHSLGMLLGARGKLVIGMEMLPRRAQPVLDRWVAGDIGEAQLLRETQWNKVWRFDAELYLPIFHFARLHRLPLIALNVDRGLVRDVGGKGWKAIPPAQREGVSDPAPPSTEYREHLRGWFEQHRRAEEPDDPAAFERFVEAQLTWDRAFAEALAQAAARDPEALVVGIIGSGHLRNGHGVPHQLRALRAGIAKIWLPVTPDVPCGELTAGLADAVFAIAGARADDTPKLGVLLDEESEGLRVRAVVAGSVAESAGVKAGDRVLTAAGLRVASAEDLIALIRRQPPGTWLPLKVQRSGRELELVAKFPPAAE; encoded by the coding sequence ATGGCGGTCTATACTCCCTCGAGCTGGAGTGCGTCGCGCGCGGCCGCCTTTTCCGACACGATGATGCTCGATGGGTCCTTTCTGAAAAAGGTGTCCGCTCTGGCGGCATTTTTCTGCCTGTCAGCGGGCCCTCTCCCCACCCACGCCCAGTCCTGTATCGCGCCGGGCCAGTGGGCGATGCCGGCCGCCTCCGGCGCACGCATCGTCTCGCCGAGCGAGGTGGTCGACGCGGCGCGCGAGGCGCGTTTCGTCCTGCTGGGCGAAGACCACGACAATCCGGATCACCACCGCTGGCAGTTGCACTCCCTGGGCATGCTGCTCGGCGCGCGAGGCAAGCTCGTCATCGGGATGGAGATGCTGCCGCGCCGCGCCCAGCCGGTGCTCGATCGCTGGGTGGCGGGAGACATCGGCGAAGCGCAACTGCTGCGCGAGACGCAGTGGAACAAGGTCTGGCGCTTCGACGCGGAACTCTACCTTCCGATCTTCCACTTTGCGCGCCTGCACCGCCTGCCGCTGATCGCGCTGAACGTGGACCGCGGTCTGGTGCGCGACGTGGGCGGAAAAGGCTGGAAGGCGATTCCACCCGCGCAGCGCGAAGGCGTGAGCGATCCAGCTCCGCCCAGCACCGAGTACCGCGAGCACCTGCGCGGCTGGTTCGAGCAGCACCGGCGCGCCGAAGAGCCTGACGATCCGGCCGCGTTCGAGCGCTTTGTGGAAGCGCAGTTGACCTGGGACCGTGCGTTCGCCGAGGCATTGGCGCAGGCAGCGGCACGCGACCCCGAGGCGCTCGTGGTGGGCATCATCGGCAGCGGACACCTGCGCAACGGCCATGGCGTGCCGCATCAGTTGCGCGCGTTGCGCGCCGGGATCGCGAAGATCTGGCTGCCCGTAACGCCGGATGTGCCGTGCGGCGAGCTGACCGCCGGGCTGGCCGATGCCGTCTTCGCCATCGCCGGCGCGCGGGCAGACGACACGCCGAAGCTCGGCGTGCTGCTCGACGAGGAAAGCGAGGGGCTGCGCGTGCGCGCGGTCGTCGCAGGCAGCGTCGCCGAGAGCGCCGGCGTGAAGGCCGGCGACCGTGTGCTCACGGCCGCGGGATTGCGCGTGGCCAGCGCCGAGGATCTGATCGCGCTGATCCGACGGCAGCCGCCCGGCACCTGGCTGCCGCTCAAAGTCCAGCGCAGCGGTCGGGAGCTTGAACTGGTCGCCAAGTTTCCGCCCGCGGCCGAATGA
- a CDS encoding Rid family hydrolase → MAKAINVGVAARIGKYSDAVLVENARRQLHISGTPGIRKDGSVPASFVEQADLAWQNLVEILSAAGMGVQNLVKINQYLLRAEDIPSYGPIRLKHLGEHRPASMLSVVPALVKPEILFEIEAVACD, encoded by the coding sequence ATGGCAAAGGCAATCAACGTCGGGGTGGCGGCAAGGATCGGCAAGTACAGCGACGCGGTGCTGGTGGAAAACGCCAGGCGGCAACTGCACATCTCTGGAACACCCGGCATTCGCAAGGACGGCTCGGTTCCCGCGAGCTTCGTGGAGCAGGCGGACCTGGCCTGGCAGAACCTCGTCGAGATCCTCAGCGCCGCGGGAATGGGTGTGCAGAATCTGGTGAAGATCAACCAGTACTTGCTGCGCGCCGAGGATATTCCTTCTTACGGACCGATACGTCTGAAGCACCTCGGCGAGCATCGCCCTGCGTCGATGCTTTCGGTCGTGCCGGCGCTGGTCAAGCCGGAGATACTGTTCGAGATCGAAGCTGTCGCGTGTGATTAG